A DNA window from Haliovirga abyssi contains the following coding sequences:
- the metK gene encoding methionine adenosyltransferase yields the protein MISKGRVLFTSESVTEGHPDKMADQISDAVLDAILEKDPNGRVACETILTTGLVMLAGEITTNCYVDIQKIARDVIKDIGYTRAKYGFDYETCAVLTSLHEQSLDIAMGVDEALESKEGKMTEEDIEALGAGDQGIMFGYAVNETEEYMPLPIVLAHKLAKRLAFVRKNKLVDYLRPDGKTQVTVEYVDGKPVKVDAVVVSTQHEKNVSQKQIEKDIIEKVIKEIIPASLLDDKTKYYVNPTGRFVIGGPHGDAGLTGRKIIVDTYGGIGRHGGGAFSGKDPTKVDRSASYAARWVAKNMVAAGVADRCEVQLAYAIGVAKPVSIAVNSHGTGKIDDSKMAEIVEKVFDLRPGAIIRDLELRKPIYRQVASYGHFGRTDIDLPWERLDKVEEIKKLVD from the coding sequence ATGATATCAAAAGGAAGAGTATTATTTACATCAGAATCAGTAACAGAAGGACATCCAGATAAAATGGCAGATCAAATATCTGATGCTGTATTAGATGCAATATTAGAAAAAGATCCAAATGGAAGAGTAGCATGTGAGACTATACTTACCACAGGATTAGTAATGTTAGCAGGAGAGATAACAACAAATTGTTATGTAGATATACAAAAGATAGCAAGAGATGTAATAAAAGATATAGGATATACAAGAGCGAAATATGGATTTGATTATGAAACTTGTGCAGTATTAACAAGTCTGCATGAGCAATCATTAGATATAGCAATGGGAGTAGATGAAGCATTAGAATCAAAAGAAGGAAAAATGACAGAAGAAGATATAGAAGCATTGGGAGCAGGAGACCAAGGAATAATGTTTGGATATGCTGTAAACGAAACAGAAGAGTATATGCCATTGCCAATAGTTTTAGCACATAAGTTAGCAAAAAGACTTGCATTTGTAAGGAAAAATAAATTGGTTGATTATTTAAGACCAGATGGTAAGACACAAGTTACAGTAGAATATGTAGATGGTAAACCTGTAAAAGTAGATGCAGTAGTTGTATCAACACAACATGAAAAGAATGTATCACAAAAGCAAATAGAAAAAGATATAATAGAAAAAGTAATAAAAGAGATTATTCCTGCAAGTTTATTAGATGACAAAACAAAATATTATGTAAATCCAACAGGAAGATTTGTAATAGGTGGACCGCATGGAGATGCAGGTCTTACAGGAAGAAAAATAATAGTAGATACATATGGTGGAATAGGAAGACATGGTGGAGGAGCTTTTTCAGGAAAAGACCCTACAAAAGTAGATAGATCAGCTTCATATGCAGCGAGATGGGTTGCTAAAAATATGGTAGCAGCAGGTGTTGCAGATAGATGCGAAGTTCAACTTGCATATGCAATTGGAGTAGCAAAACCAGTATCAATTGCTGTAAATAGTCATGGAACAGGAAAAATAGATGATTCTAAAATGGCAGAAATTGTGGAAAAAGTATTTGATTTAAGACCAGGAGCAATAATAAGAGATTTAGAATTAAGAAAACCAATTTATAGACAAGTAGCATCTTATGGTCATTTTGGAAGAACTGATATAGATTTACCTTGGGAAAGGCTTGATAAAGTAGAAGAGATAAAAAAATTAGTTGATTAA